A window of the Fusarium poae strain DAOMC 252244 chromosome 3, whole genome shotgun sequence genome harbors these coding sequences:
- the RNR1 gene encoding ribonucleotide-diphosphate reductase subunit rnr1 (BUSCO:3373at5125): MFVRKRDGRQERVQFDKITARVSRLCYGLDMNHVDPVAITQKVISGVYGGVTTIQLDDLAAETAAYMTVTHPDYAILAARIAVSNLHKQTKKQWSAVVSDLYHWVNPKNGRASPMISKETYECVMRHKEEFDGAIVYERDFQYNYFGFRTLSRSYLLNIDGKIAERPQHMIMRVAVGIWGDDVDRVLETYNLMSSKFFTHASPTLFNAGTPQPQLSSCFLVDMKEDSIDGIYDTLKTCAMISKMAGGIGLNVHRIRATGSYIAGTNGTSNGVVPMLRVFNNTARYVDQGGNKRPGAFAIYLEPWHADVFEFLDLRKNHGKEEVRARDLFLALWIPDLFMKRVEKNGEWTLMCPNECPGLADCYGDEFEALYEKYEREGKGRKSIKAQKLWYAILEAQTETGNPFMLYKDHCNRKSNQKNLGTIRSSNLCTEIIEYCAPDEVAVCNLASLSLPSFINYEDACYDFKKLHDVTQVVVRNLNKIIDVNHYPVQEARNSNMRHRPIGLGVQGLADAFLALRMPFESPEARELNKQIFETIYHAALTTSVQLAKEEGPYSTFKGSPASEGILQFDMWNVKPSDLWDWESLREDVKTHGIRNSLLVAPMPTASTSQILGNNECFEPYTSNIYQRRVLAGEFQVVNPWLLKDLVDMGLWSDAMKNRIIADNGSIQNIPNIPADVKALYKTVWEISQRQVVQMAADRGAFIDQSQSLNIHMKDPTMGKITSMHFAGWKLGLKTGMYYLRTQAAAAPIQFTVDQEALKIADTSAASIKPLGKRAPPAGSSYSMSSPVAMGQSGLNGNRTGSQDNGVNGDSANGVNGSTSIPGRAPVIKADVAEGDSPKALPTEPAEKVQEEELGMKKNPQSEDQGEDNEDRERDIYSDAVLQCSIEDPESCIMCSG; this comes from the exons ATGTTTGTCAGAAAGAGAG ATGGACGTCAAGAGCGTGTTCAGTTCGACAAGATCACTGCTCGTGTCTCGAGACTGTGTTACGGTCTCGACATGAACCACGTTGACCCCGTTGCTATCACCCAAAAGGTCATTTCCGGTGTCTATGGCGGTGTCACAACTATCCAATTGGACGATCTT GCTGCAGAGACTGCTGCGTACATGACTGTTACGCACCCTGACTACGCCATCCTCGCAGCCCGTATTGCTGTCTCCAACCTTCACAAGCAGACCAAGAAGCAATGGTCCGCTGTTGTGAGCGACCTTTACCATTGGGTCAACCCCAAGAACGGCCGGGCATCGCCCATGATCTCCAAGGAGACTTACGAGTGTGTTATGCGACATAAGGAGGAATTTGACGGTGCTATTGTTTATGAAAGGGACTT TCAATACAACTACTTCGGTTTCCGAACCTTGTCTAG GTCCTATTTATTGAATATTGACGGCAAAATTGCTGAGCGTCCTCAGCATATGATCATGCGTGTTGCTGTTGGTATCTGGGGTGACGATGTCGATCGTGTCTTGGAGACATACAACCTCATGTCCAGCAAGTTCTTCACTCATGCTTCCCCCACACTATTCAACGCTGGTACCCCTCAGCCTCAGCTGTCCTCATGCTTCCTTGTTGATATGAAGGAGGATAGCATTGACGGTATCTACGATACCCTCAAGACTTGTGCCATGATTTCTAAGATGGCTGGTGGTATTGGCTTGAACGTTCACCGAATCCGTGCCACTGGCTCTTACATCGCCGGAACCAACGGTACTTCTAACGGTGTTGTTCCCATGCTACGTGTCTTCAATAACACTGCTCGTTATGTCGACCAGGGTGGTAACAAGCGACCTGGTGCATTCGCTATCTACCTTGAGCCTTGGCACGCCGATGTCTTCGAGTTCCTTGATCTCCGAAAGAATCACGGTAAGGAAGAGGTCCGCGCTCGTGACCTGTTCCTGGCTCTTTGGATCCCTGATCTTTTTATGAAGCGTGTCGAGAAGAACGGCGAATGGACTCTCATGTGCCCCAACGAGTGCCCTGGCCTGGCTGACTGCTACGGTGACGAGTTTGAGGCTCTGTACGAGAAGTACGAGAGAGAGGGTAAGGGTCGCAAGTCTATCAAGGCCCAGAAGCTTTGGTACGCCATCCTTGAGGCCCAGACAGAGACCGGAAACCCTTTCATGCTCTACAAGGATCACTGCAACCGCAAGAGCAACCAAAAGAACCTTGGTACCATTCGAAGCTCCAACCTTTGCACCGAGATCATTGAGTACTGCGCCCCTGATGAGGTTGCTGTTTGCAACCTTGCCTCCTtgtctctgccttctttcaTTAATTATGAAGATGCTTGTTACgacttcaagaagcttcaCGATGTCACTCAAGTCGTTGTCCGCAACTTGAACAAGATTATCGATGTAAACCACTACCCTGTGCAAGAGGCTCGCAACAGCAACATGCGTCACCGACCCATTGGTCTTGGTGTTCAAGGTCTTGCTGATGCCTTCCTTGCACTCCGCATGCCCTTTGAGTCTCCTGAGGCTCGTGAGCTGAACAAGCAAATCTTCGAGACCATCTACCACGCTGCTCTTACCACCTCTGTGCAGCTCGCCAAGGAGGAGGGCCCCTACTCCACTTTCAAGGGCTCTCCTGCCTCGGAGGGTATTCTCCAGTTTGACATGTGGAATGTCAAACCCTCTGACCTTTGGGACTGGGAATCCCTCCGGGAGGATGTTAAGACGCACGGTATCCGCAACAGTCTACTCGTTGCTCCTATGCCTACTGCCAGCACGTCGCAGATTCTTGGCAACAACGAGTGCTTCGAGCCCTACACCTCCAACATCTACCAACGCCGAGTCCTTGCTGGCGAATTCCAGGTTGTCAACCCCTGGCTTCTGAAGGATCTTGTCGACATGGGTCTTTGGTCCGATGCTATGAAGAACCGCATCATTGCTGATAACGGTTCTATCCAGAACATCCCCAACATCCCTGCCGATGTCAAAGCTCTGTACAAGACTGTGTGGGAGATTTCTCAGCGACAGGTTGTGCAAATGGCTGCGGACCGTGGTGCCTTTATTGATCAGTCCCAATCTCTCAACATTCACATGAAGGACCCTACCATGGGTAAGATCACCAGTATGCACTTCGCTGGCTGGAAGCTCGGTCTCAAGACTGGCATGTACTACCTCCGTAcacaggctgctgctgctcctaTCCAGTTCACTGTCGATCAGGAGGCTCTCAAGATTGCTGATACCAGCGCTGCTTCGATTAAGCCCCTGGGCAAGCGCGCTCCTCCTGCTGGGTCAAGCTATTCGATGTCATCACCTGTTGCTATGGGTCAGAGTGGCCTCAATGGCAACAGGACCGGCTCTCAGGACAACGGAGTAAACGGCGATTCCGCCAACGGCGTGAATGGCAGCACATCTATTCCTGGTCGTGCCCCCGTTATCAAGGCTGACGTCGCCGAGGGTGACAGCCCCAAGGCCCTTCCCACTGAGCCTGCTGAGAAGGTCCAAGAGGAAGAGCTTGGAATGAAAAAGAACCCTCAGTCTGAAGACCAGGGCGAGGACAACGAGGATCGCGAACGCGATATCTACTCAGACGCTGTCTTGCAATGTAGCATTGAGGATC
- a CDS encoding hypothetical protein (BUSCO:33224at5125), whose protein sequence is MASSTAVQPVNGSSYEPRYIDIGINLTDPIFRGKYHGKERHPDDLDAIIGRAREVGCTKLIVTGSDLANSRDALTLAKDYPGTIFGTAGIHPCSSAVFSEAGPSRESEHTTPCDPDPSAPVSEEHPPCSTKTEKLISDLTSLVTEAQASGQKSLVAMGEFGLDYDRLHYCSKTIQLHSFAAQLKVAASISPQLPLFLHSRAAHEDFVRLLKEAFGEKLEKLEKGGVVHSFTGTAEEMRELMDLGLYIGINGCSFKTVENCAVVKEVHLDRLMIETDGPWCEVRPSHEGYKYLIEKKKDAPENEQNGTASTEPTQKPQKQSKKNQKKQPEVPERYKIVKKEKWEDGAMVKGRNEPCNIERVAKIIAGIKEVSIEEVCEAAWKNTVKVFGLEEN, encoded by the exons ATGGCTTCATCTACAGCAGTTCAGCCCGTTAATGGCTCTAGTTACGAACCCAGATACATTGAT ATTGGCATCAATCTTACCGACCCCATTTTTCGAGGAAAATACCATGGCAAAGAGAGACATCCTGATGATCTCGATGCCATTATCGGAAGAGCTCGTGAAGTTGGCTGTACAAAACTCATAGTGACTGGCTCAGATCTGGCCAATTCCCGAGATGCCCTTACCCTTGCCAAAGATTATC CCGGGACCATCTTTGGGACTGCAGGCATCCATCCCTGCAGCAGTGCCGTCTTCAGCGAAGCGGGCCCTTCTCGCGAGTCTGAGCACACAACGCCATGCGACCCTGATCCTTCAGCTCCGGTCTCGGAAGAGCACCCTCCTTGTTCAACAAAGACCGAGAAGCTCATTTCAGACCTTACGTCTCTTGTTACAGAGGCACAGGCCTCAGGCCAGAAGAGCCTTGTTGCCATGGGCGAGTTTGGTCTGGACTATGACCGTCTGCACTATTGTTCCAAGACTATCCAGCTTCACTCATTTGCTGCCCAACTCAAAGTCGCTGCTTCGATATCTCCGCAGCTCCCACTGTTCTTGCATTCCCGCGCCGCTCACGAGGACTTTGTCCGGCTCTTGAAGGAGGCTTTTGGCGAAAAGCTGGAGAAGTTAGAGAAGGGCGGCGTGGTGCATAGTTTCACTGGTACAGCCGAGGAGATGCGCGAGCTGATGGACTTGGGATTGTACATTGGTATTAACGGGTGCAGCTTCAAGACTGTCGAGAACTGCGCTGTCGTCAAGGAGGTCCACCTCGACCGTCTCATGATCGAAACTGATGGACCCTGGTGCGAGGTTCGACCAAGTCACGAGGGTTACAAATACCtgatcgagaagaagaaagatgccCCTGAGAATGAACAGAACGGAACAGCTTCCACTGAGCCTACGCAGAAACCTCAAAAGCAGTCCAAAAAGAACCAGAAGAAACAGCCCGAGGTGCCAGAAAGATACAAGATcgtcaagaaagagaagTGGGAAGATGGAGCCATGGTCAAGGGACGCAACGAGCCTTGCAACATTGAACGGGTCGCCAAGATCATTGCGGGAATCAAGGAGGTCAGTATCGAAGAGGTTTGCGAAGCGGCGTGGAAAAACACAGTAAAGGTCTTTGGACTCGAGGAGAACTAG
- a CDS encoding hypothetical protein (BUSCO:23499at5125) yields the protein MARFAIPTTARLPSSLRVDASNPAVTKSLSRLSRESLISLALDWLDDESLPNAVPYIERRNEDDDEESDDLYPPCQSVDDLHQLYIDMQHQKGSKRDVVSRIVEGDWRIGLTLYQLAMVDMAYFEQNPTSQRWTAYSILPLKQPSQAAGEDQVLKVDQENLTIPRFHPSTFLQNLQTHVLPDVKAHYHFHRPKDIPVLLLRIFVVDSPYNTDFALSGRDAAGTATNFDSSRTVYIAFPDGSPSLYITKSQATGSVASGDLKSLQSLIVDGVPKALSRPRERYTLKAGNLSSKNLEALLEKNGSGRANAAGGGWSIYYSESTKVSPLDTVLPSPPLSRESSFNNLKRGAPLTQSQQASKKARLTAKARFGDSAIVTDGKGVEKVDVVIQDPFPSTGVDLSEPEGEENEQGNTEHGSKNRRKSKITAVIQEANATTEEDNRNDATPSQRWTPTVKVTFSGTHVWAGVRQLVEAGIIDGERMPGWMTGEEGVTTGLVRHGRIRGYKGSGI from the coding sequence ATGGCCCGTTTCGCAATTCCAACAACAGCCAGGCTACCATCCTCATTACGAGTCGATGCATCCAATCCTGCTGTTACCAAGAGCCTCAGTCGACTATCGCGAGAGTCACTTATTTCCTTGGCATTAGACTGGCTCGACGATGAGAGTCTACCCAATGCGGTACCCTATATCGAAAGGAGgaatgaggatgatgatgaagaaagcGATGACCTCTACCCTCCCTGCCAATCAGTTGACGACTTGCATCAACTTTACATTGACATGCAACACCAAAAAGGGTCAAAAAGAGACGTCGTTAGCAGAATTGTTGAAGGTGACTGGAGGATTGGCCTGACGCTATACCAATTGGCCATGGTAGACATGGCCTATTTCGAACAGAATCCAACATCTCAAAGATGGACGGCATATTCGATTCTGCCCCTGAAGCAGCCATCTCAAGCTGCTGGCGAAGACCAAGTGCTCAAGGTCGATCAAGAGAACCTGACAATTCCACGATTTCATCCCTCAACATTCCTACAAAACCTTCAGACTCATGTGTTACCGGACGTCAAGGCACATTATCACTTTCACAGACCAAAAGATATACCTGTCTTGCTCTTACGGATATTTGTCGTTGACTCCCCTTACAATACCGACTTTGCCCTGTCAGGTCGAGACGCTGCTGGCACTGCGACCAACTTCGACTCGTCAAGAACTGTGTACATTGCTTTTCCAGACGGATCACCTTCACTCTACATTACAAAATCCCAGGCCACTGGTTCTGTCGCTTCGGGTGATCTGAAGAGTCTGCAAAGCTTGATCGTCGATGGAGTTCCCAAAGCCCTCTCACGTCCTCGTGAACGATACACCCTCAAAGCAGGCAACCTTTCCAGCAAGAACCTGGAAGCCTTATTGGAAAAGAACGGGTCTGGTCGCGCAAACGCTGCAGGAGGTGGCTGGAGCATCTATTATAGCGAATCAACAAAAGTGTCGCCATTGGACACCGTTCTTCCAAGTCCACCATTGTCTCGAGAATCGTCATTCAACAACCTCAAGCGTGGAGCGCCATTGACTCAATCACAACAAGCATCGAAAAAGGCAAGGCTTACTGCAAAAGCTCGATTTGGTGATTCGGCTATTGTTACGGATGGAAAGGGAGTGGAAAAGGTTGACGTTGTCATACAAGATCCATTTCCTTCTACAGGTGTGGACTTGAGCGAACCAGAAGGCGAAGAGAATGAGCAGGGCAACACAGAACACGGCAGCAAAAACCGACGGAAGAGCAAGATTACCGCAGTCATTCAGGAGGCAAATGCTACAACAGAAGAGGACAACAGAAACGATGCAACCCCATCTCAACGATGGACGCCCACAGTCAAAGTCACATTCTCAGGAACTCACGTCTGGGCAGGTGTGCGACAACTTGTCGAGGCTGGGATAATTGATGGGGAACGGATGCCTGGGTGGATGACGGGCGAGGAGGGTGTGACGACAGGACTTGTGAGGCATGGACGGATACGTGGGTACAAAGGCTCTGGCATATGA
- a CDS encoding hypothetical protein (BUSCO:44446at5125), giving the protein MSNFNGRRGPNVSQYLRDLNAINRQENAHDEPFNMEEDLALFTNTQFFDFETGQNTDYQAHPAKVDMEASQSTSPSDGMTPAPSVVGDIAAGNFDFMQGDFSFPDFAGPYPSTPMTAFADGAQNFAPLQPSAPANYQPVTQQQQAPQFAQPAAPQPSLEKRNSESAGSSGRGSLNFEEASRHAAEEDKRRRNTAASARFRIKKKQREQALEKSAKEMSEKVSVLESKVSQLETENKWLKNLLVDKNEGNDEIIALWKEFFASKATSKPESKAKSSVKDETR; this is encoded by the exons ATGTCAAACTTCAACGGCCGTCGCGGCCCCAACGTGTCGCAGTATCTCCGTGACCTCAACGCCATCAACCGTCAGGAGAATGCTCACGATGAGCCTTTCAACATGGAGGAGGATCTCGCTCTCTTTACCAACACTCAATTCTTTGATTTTGAGACTGGACAGAATACCGACTATCAGGCTCATCCTGCCAAGGTCGACATGGAGGCTTCCCAAAGCACTTCTCCTTCGGACGGAATGACCCCGGCTCCCTCTGTCGTGGGTGATATCGCTGCTGGCAACTTTGATTTCATGCAGG GCGACTTCAGCTTCCCCGACTTCGCAGGTCCTTATCCATCAACCCCCATGACCGCCTTTGCCGATGGCGCTCAGAACTTCGCTCCTCTGCAGCCTAGTGCTCCTGCCAACTACCAACCTGTgacacagcagcagcaagctcCCCAATTTGCTCAGCCTGCTGCCCCCCAGCCTTCACTCGAGAAGCGCAACTCTGAGAGTGCCGGCAGTTCCGGACGCGGATCCCTGAACTTTGAAGAAGCATCCCGCCATGCCGCTGAGGAGGACAAGCGAAGACGCAACACTGCCGCCAGTGCTCGCTTCCgtatcaagaagaagcagcgCGAGCAAGCCCTTGAGAAGTCTGCTAAGGAGATGTCTGAAAAGGTGTCTGTCCTGGAGAGCAAGGTGTCACAACTCGAGACCGAGAACAAGTGGCTCAAGAACCTCTTGGTTGACAAGAACGAGGGCAACGACGAGATCATTGCTCTGTGGAAGGAGTTTTTCGCATCCAAGGCTACCAGCAAGCCCGAGTCAAAAGCCAAGTCGTCCGTCAAGGATGAAACAAGGTGA
- a CDS encoding hypothetical protein (BUSCO:18697at5125) produces the protein MSFSGRKFSINRHTGEPKPKVLARRFSTTEPSTNEFQSKVHRQFRSAHEGHMPHAGLDASRSSTGVIWCTERASEYGYLENPDSWANLGQGAPEVEDDIEGCFPRPETINISMAGREYGPTAGIKPLREAVAKLYNEAHRKGKESQYTWENVAIVPGGRAGLIRIAAVLGNSYLSFFLPDYTAYNEMLSLFKNFAAIPVPLSEEDGYHIHPDKIAEEIARGTSVILTSNPRNPTGRVIQNPELAEIQDLCRERATFISDEFYSGYNYTSNCDGTTISAAENVEDVDEDDVLIIDGLTKRFRLPGWRIAWILGPKEYINAIGSCGSYLDGGASHPFQEAAIPMLEPSLVQNEMIHLQSHFRDKRDYVVRRLREMGFIIKYVPDSTFYLWLNLEGLPETIADGLNFFQACLEEKVIVVPGIFFDLNPSRRRDLFDSPCHHFVRLSYGPRMDVLKMGMDAIERVVQKHRKLN, from the exons ATGTCGTTTAGTGGACGCAAGTTCTCTATCAACCGCCATACTGGTGAACCCAAGCCCAAGGTGCTTGCCCGCCGTTTCAGTACCACCGAGCCTTCGACCAACG AATTCCAATCCAAGGTTCATCGTCAGTTCCGAAGCGCTCATGAAGGCCACATGCCCCATGCTGGTCTCGATGCCAGCCGATCATCCACTGGTGTTATCTGGTGTACAGAGCGAGCCTCCGAGTATGGCTACCTTGAGAACCCCGATTCATGGGCCAACCTTGGCCAGGGTGCTCCCGAGGTAGAGGACGATATCGAGGGCTGCTTCCCCCGACCCGAGACCATCAACATCTCCATGGCTGGCCGTGAGTACGGCCCTACAGCTGGTATCAAGCCCCTGAGAGAGGCTGTTGCCAAGCTCTACAACGAGGCCCACCGAAAAGGAAAGGAGAGCCAGTATACTTGGGAGAATGTTGCCATTGTCCCCGGTGGTCGTGCCGGTCTGATCCGTATCGCTGCCGTTCTGGGTAACTCATACctgtccttcttcttgccagacTACACGGCCTACAATGAAATGCTGAGTCTCTTCAAGAAT TTCGCCGCTATTCCCGTGCCCCTATCTGAGGAGGACGGCTACCACATTCATCCTGACAAGATTGCTGAGGAAATTGCTCGTGGTACTTCCGTTATTCTGACCTCAAACCCTCGTAATCCCACTGGTCGGGTTATCCAAAATCCCGAGTTGGCCGAAATCCAGGACCTCTGCCGAGAGAGGGCAACCTTCATCTCAGACGAGTTCTACTCTGGATATAACTACACTTCTAACTGCGATGGCACCACTATCAGCGCAGCCGAGAACGTGGAAGACGTGGATGAAGACGACGTTCTGATTATTGATGGTCTCACCAAGCGCTTCCGTTTGCCAGGATGGAGAATCGCCTGGATCCTGGGACCCAAGG AGTACATTAATGC CATTGGCTCATGTGGTTCTTACCTCGACGGTGGTGCTTCTCATCCTTTCCAGGAAGCCGCTATTCCTATGCTCGAGCCAAGCCTCGTTCAGAATGAGATGATTCATCTTCAATCTCACTTCCGG GACAAGCGTGATTACGTCGTTCGACGTCTTCGCGAGATGGGTTTCATCATCAAGTATGTGCCCGACTCGACCTTCTATCT CTGGCTCAACCTCGAGGGTCTCCCCGAAACCATCGCCGACGGTCTCAACTTCTTCCAGGCCTGTCTGGAGGAGAAGGTCATTGTGGTTCCTGGTATCTTCTTTGATCTCAACCCTTCACGTCGTCGTGATCTTTTCGACTCCCCTTGCCATCACTTTGTGAGACTCTCATACGGTCCTCGCATGGATGTCCTCAAGATGGGAATGGACGCCATTGAGCGCGTTGTTCAGAA GCACCGCAAGCTTAACTAA